One Setaria viridis chromosome 3, Setaria_viridis_v4.0, whole genome shotgun sequence DNA window includes the following coding sequences:
- the LOC117850913 gene encoding uncharacterized protein isoform X1, protein MDPVHLPFLPPHLAFTHLSLLPSLSVSSPEAPTHHPATPSFSPPLDQLLVPSAAARRQAKPFPPGARHRVARPLPACVSESPSRIGAGAPVLLMTEEVIKEVITSTPASADPKCEDLLINSPVIIDGTSTTLDVKRKEKPVPHYLRASSRSCHDNCKFGIKHSPEPKKYWPISRKQLRRASAGSHERDRVEIILPKTARPRKEDQKLKNSHEKDGDATAPGKPEFTNPKAPLERAPDHFSSISCVEDLSAEASEPIVAEMLPANAECFVVSHDDVEDCEDRVSSDGAESIELEMPLAIQDIDESDEQTEDAILPANNVCEVGQPSLVDHLPDQSANECASSDKRTSQAVIASEKHEQAAFGTKSKGSANKPEKPKVKATSSVTRNTVSSQRNGRASHLKATGAADESSRGPKTIRKTADATAAKKFSKPERKFSSNVASAAPKAKEIKVPSPSNAMDSSAKPPRLAKPKATTAKKAPSPSLSSGKQTDREMKEKNVAKNAQVLKKKGDEKVIPGPLKLSRSLNMSGKSITSLRLKSIRKDKIAPPIKSSKKVSETENSVTDAKNAKEKFLKMASPKVRKPEVNKKVTRPPRKEKSDTPRTAIARRPKPAPITSSSTMAPAPQPRKLTFRRGKVLNPDESSSTPRRLRFRSAMAVADTSGSRSRGSRITGRRNGISIAAKDPGAEVVVLRRRQDGKEVKKQEQVLLNNVIEETASRLVAEARKSKVKALVGAFETVISLQETGKASAPAAASVAP, encoded by the exons ATGGACCCTGTGCACCTGCCTTTTCTTCCCCCACACCTCGCCTTCACACACCTCTCGCTCCTTCCCTCCCTTTCCGTCTCCTCCCCCGAGGCTCCAACTCATCACCCAGCGACCCCTTCCTTCTCCCCCCCTCTCGACCAGCTGCTCGtcccttcggcggcggcgcggcggcaagCGAAGCCATTTCCTCCCGGCGCACGGCACCGCGTCGCGCGGCCTCTGCCCGCCTGCGTCTCTGAATCTCCATCAAGGATCGGCGCGGGAG CTCCTGTGCTTCTAATGACTGAAGAAGTGATCAAAGAGGTCATCACCTCAACTCCTGCATCAGCTGATCCAAAGTGCGAAGACCTCCTCATAAACTCTCCAGTGATCATAGATGGTACCAGCACGACGCTTGATGTTAAGAGGAAGGAGAAGCCAGTCCCACATTACCTAAGAGCATCCAGTAGGTCTTGCCATGACAACTGCAAGTTTGGGATCAAGCATTCCCCTGAACCCAAAAAGTACTGGCCTATTAGTCGCAAGCAACTGCGCCGTGCGAGTGCTGGGAGCCATGAACGTGACAGGGTTGAAATCATACTACCGAAAACAGCCAGGCCAAGAAAGGAGGACCAGAAGCTGAAAAATTCTCATGAAAAAGATGGTGATGCTACTGCTCCTGGCAAGCCTGAATTCACCAATCCAAAGGCACCTCTCGAAAGAGCACCTGATCATTTTAGCAGTATTTCCTGCGTGGAAGATTTGTCAGCTGAAGCATCTGAACCTATTGTGGCAGAAATGCTTCCAGCTAACGCAGAATGCTTCGTCGTCTCTCATGATGATGTGGAAGACTGTGAAGATCGAGTTTCATCAGATGGAGCTGAAAGCATTGAGCTAGAGATGCCATTAGCTATCCAGGACATTGATGAATCTGATGAACAAACAGAGGATGCCATTCTGCCTGCTAACAATGTATGTGAAGTTGGGCAACCGTCACTTGTGGATCATTTGCCTGATCAATCAGCAAATGAGTGTGCAAGTTCAGATAAGAGGACTAGTCAGGCTGTGATAGCATCAGAGAAGCATGAACAAGCTGCATTTGGGACTAAATCAAAGGGCTCAGCTAATAAACCAGAAAAACCAAAGGTGAAAGCGACATCGAGTGTAACAAGGAACACTGTTTCAAGCCAGAGAAATGGAAGAGCATCGCATCTGAAAGCTACTGGTGCAGCAGATGAAAGCTCCAGGGGACCAAAGACAATAAGAAAAACTGCAGATGCTACTGCTGCTAAAAAGTTCAGTAAGCCAGAGAGGAAATTTAGCTCAAATGTTGCATCAGCTGCACCAAAAGCTAAAGAGATCAAAGTACCATCACCATCGAATGCAATGGATTCATCTGCCAAACCTCCTAGGTTGGCCAAACCGAAAGCTACGACAGCCAAGAAAGCTCCTTCTCCATCGCTTTCTTCAGGGAAACAGACTGACAGAGAGATGAAAGAAAAGAATGTTGCCAAGAATGCTCAAGTTTTGAAAAAGAAGGGAGACGAGAAGGTGATACCAGGTCCATTGAAACTGTCTCGTTCATTAAACATGTCTGGAAAGTCTATCACGAGCCTCAGGTTGAAATCAATCAGAAAAGACAAAATTGCTCCCCCAATCAAGAGTAGCAAGAAGGTTTCTGAAACAGAAAATTCAGTCACTGATGCTAAGAACGCCAAGGAGAAATTTCTGAAGATGGCTTCACCAAAAGTGCGAAAACCAGAGGTTAACAAAAAAGTGACACGACCTCCTCGCAAAG AAAAATCTGACACTCCAAGAACTGCTATCGCAAGGAGACCAAAGCCTGCACCCATCACCTCCTCAAGCACCATGGCACCAGCTCCACAGCCTCGCAAGCTGACTTTCCGCCGCGGCAAGGTGCTGAACCCCGACGAGAGCAGCAGCACCCCGAGGCGGCTCCGGTTCAGGTCTGCCATGGCTGTGGCAGATACGAGTGGTTCCAGGAGCAGAGGCAGCAGGATCACTGGCAGGAGGAATGGCATCAGCATCGCGGCGAAAGACCCTGGCGCTGAGGTCGTCGTGCTGCGACGGCGGCAGGATGGCAAGGAGGTGAAGAAGCAGGAGCAGGTGCTGCTCAACAACGTGATCGAGGAGACGGCGAGCCGGCTCGTTGCCGAGGCGCGGAAGAGCAAGGTGAAAGCCCTCGTTGGCGCCTTTGAGACTGTCATCTCGCTGCAGGAGACCGGCAAGGCTTCTGCTCCAGCGGCGGCAAGCGTGGCGCCATGA
- the LOC117850913 gene encoding uncharacterized protein isoform X2, which yields MLVYFHNKFLIEAPVLLMTEEVIKEVITSTPASADPKCEDLLINSPVIIDGTSTTLDVKRKEKPVPHYLRASSRSCHDNCKFGIKHSPEPKKYWPISRKQLRRASAGSHERDRVEIILPKTARPRKEDQKLKNSHEKDGDATAPGKPEFTNPKAPLERAPDHFSSISCVEDLSAEASEPIVAEMLPANAECFVVSHDDVEDCEDRVSSDGAESIELEMPLAIQDIDESDEQTEDAILPANNVCEVGQPSLVDHLPDQSANECASSDKRTSQAVIASEKHEQAAFGTKSKGSANKPEKPKVKATSSVTRNTVSSQRNGRASHLKATGAADESSRGPKTIRKTADATAAKKFSKPERKFSSNVASAAPKAKEIKVPSPSNAMDSSAKPPRLAKPKATTAKKAPSPSLSSGKQTDREMKEKNVAKNAQVLKKKGDEKVIPGPLKLSRSLNMSGKSITSLRLKSIRKDKIAPPIKSSKKVSETENSVTDAKNAKEKFLKMASPKVRKPEVNKKVTRPPRKEKSDTPRTAIARRPKPAPITSSSTMAPAPQPRKLTFRRGKVLNPDESSSTPRRLRFRSAMAVADTSGSRSRGSRITGRRNGISIAAKDPGAEVVVLRRRQDGKEVKKQEQVLLNNVIEETASRLVAEARKSKVKALVGAFETVISLQETGKASAPAAASVAP from the exons ATGCTTGTGTACTTCCATAACAAGTTCTTAATAGAAG CTCCTGTGCTTCTAATGACTGAAGAAGTGATCAAAGAGGTCATCACCTCAACTCCTGCATCAGCTGATCCAAAGTGCGAAGACCTCCTCATAAACTCTCCAGTGATCATAGATGGTACCAGCACGACGCTTGATGTTAAGAGGAAGGAGAAGCCAGTCCCACATTACCTAAGAGCATCCAGTAGGTCTTGCCATGACAACTGCAAGTTTGGGATCAAGCATTCCCCTGAACCCAAAAAGTACTGGCCTATTAGTCGCAAGCAACTGCGCCGTGCGAGTGCTGGGAGCCATGAACGTGACAGGGTTGAAATCATACTACCGAAAACAGCCAGGCCAAGAAAGGAGGACCAGAAGCTGAAAAATTCTCATGAAAAAGATGGTGATGCTACTGCTCCTGGCAAGCCTGAATTCACCAATCCAAAGGCACCTCTCGAAAGAGCACCTGATCATTTTAGCAGTATTTCCTGCGTGGAAGATTTGTCAGCTGAAGCATCTGAACCTATTGTGGCAGAAATGCTTCCAGCTAACGCAGAATGCTTCGTCGTCTCTCATGATGATGTGGAAGACTGTGAAGATCGAGTTTCATCAGATGGAGCTGAAAGCATTGAGCTAGAGATGCCATTAGCTATCCAGGACATTGATGAATCTGATGAACAAACAGAGGATGCCATTCTGCCTGCTAACAATGTATGTGAAGTTGGGCAACCGTCACTTGTGGATCATTTGCCTGATCAATCAGCAAATGAGTGTGCAAGTTCAGATAAGAGGACTAGTCAGGCTGTGATAGCATCAGAGAAGCATGAACAAGCTGCATTTGGGACTAAATCAAAGGGCTCAGCTAATAAACCAGAAAAACCAAAGGTGAAAGCGACATCGAGTGTAACAAGGAACACTGTTTCAAGCCAGAGAAATGGAAGAGCATCGCATCTGAAAGCTACTGGTGCAGCAGATGAAAGCTCCAGGGGACCAAAGACAATAAGAAAAACTGCAGATGCTACTGCTGCTAAAAAGTTCAGTAAGCCAGAGAGGAAATTTAGCTCAAATGTTGCATCAGCTGCACCAAAAGCTAAAGAGATCAAAGTACCATCACCATCGAATGCAATGGATTCATCTGCCAAACCTCCTAGGTTGGCCAAACCGAAAGCTACGACAGCCAAGAAAGCTCCTTCTCCATCGCTTTCTTCAGGGAAACAGACTGACAGAGAGATGAAAGAAAAGAATGTTGCCAAGAATGCTCAAGTTTTGAAAAAGAAGGGAGACGAGAAGGTGATACCAGGTCCATTGAAACTGTCTCGTTCATTAAACATGTCTGGAAAGTCTATCACGAGCCTCAGGTTGAAATCAATCAGAAAAGACAAAATTGCTCCCCCAATCAAGAGTAGCAAGAAGGTTTCTGAAACAGAAAATTCAGTCACTGATGCTAAGAACGCCAAGGAGAAATTTCTGAAGATGGCTTCACCAAAAGTGCGAAAACCAGAGGTTAACAAAAAAGTGACACGACCTCCTCGCAAAG AAAAATCTGACACTCCAAGAACTGCTATCGCAAGGAGACCAAAGCCTGCACCCATCACCTCCTCAAGCACCATGGCACCAGCTCCACAGCCTCGCAAGCTGACTTTCCGCCGCGGCAAGGTGCTGAACCCCGACGAGAGCAGCAGCACCCCGAGGCGGCTCCGGTTCAGGTCTGCCATGGCTGTGGCAGATACGAGTGGTTCCAGGAGCAGAGGCAGCAGGATCACTGGCAGGAGGAATGGCATCAGCATCGCGGCGAAAGACCCTGGCGCTGAGGTCGTCGTGCTGCGACGGCGGCAGGATGGCAAGGAGGTGAAGAAGCAGGAGCAGGTGCTGCTCAACAACGTGATCGAGGAGACGGCGAGCCGGCTCGTTGCCGAGGCGCGGAAGAGCAAGGTGAAAGCCCTCGTTGGCGCCTTTGAGACTGTCATCTCGCTGCAGGAGACCGGCAAGGCTTCTGCTCCAGCGGCGGCAAGCGTGGCGCCATGA